Within the Bacillota bacterium genome, the region TGTGGACAAGGTGTTTATAACAGGCGTCGGGTCTTCAAGCGTAAAAGAGCCGATTTATGGAATAAAAACTTTTAAAGTCGATGAATTTCTGGCAGTCGGAAACGGCGGTCTCTATCTTTCGGGATTCGACAGTGCGCTTGTTGTAAGCATGGGAACAGGCACTGCTTACATATGGGCTGATCACGACA harbors:
- a CDS encoding pantothenate kinase — encoded protein: MDKVFITGVGSSSVKEPIYGIKTFKVDEFLAVGNGGLYLSGFDSALVVSMGTGTAYIWADHD